A window of the Peromyscus leucopus breed LL Stock chromosome 22, UCI_PerLeu_2.1, whole genome shotgun sequence genome harbors these coding sequences:
- the Timm13 gene encoding mitochondrial import inner membrane translocase subunit Tim13: MESGFGSDFGGAGGGKLDPGAIMEQVKVQIAVANAQELLQRMTDKCFRKCIGKPGGSLDNSEQKCIAMCMDRYMDAWNTVSRAYNSRLQRERANM, from the exons ATGGAGAGCGGCTTCGGCTCGGACTTCGGCGGCGCGGGCGGCGGGAAGCTGGACCCGGGGGCCATCATGGAGCAGGTGAAGGTGCAGATCGCCGTGGCCAACGCGCAGGAGCTGCTGCAG AGGATGACGGACAAGTGCTTCCGGAAGTGCATCGGGAAGCCCGGGGGCTCCTTGGATAACTCGGAACAG AAATGCATCGCCATGTGCATGGACCGCTACATGGACGCCTGGAACACCGTGTCCCGCGCCTACAACTCTCGGCTGCAGCGGGAACGAGCCAACATGTGA
- the Lmnb2 gene encoding lamin-B2 isoform X2: protein MGEPEPMGGAGEGPQRGCTGDHGPVAGPLRQAQPVKDRVEGCEGERSPRPLRECVRRRLRGVGKTPGKDPVKLPSKRALGTPRTWKSHLWVPARGQVRSAQGTASQTAVWGARKEVRETRRRHERRLVEVDSSRQQEYDFKMAQALEDLRSQHDEQVRLYRLELEQTYQAKLDNAKLSSDQNDKAASAAREELKEARMRVESLSYQLSGLQKQASAAEDRIRELEEVVAGERDKFRKMLDAKEQEMTEVREAMQQQLAEYQELLDVKLALDMEISAYRKLLEGEEERLKLSPSPSSRVTISRATSSSSSSSGGVGMSVGRGRGKRRRLETEDTQGSRSGGGQGSSLGSGSRLAQQAAVTGVVSIDEVDLEGRFVRLKNASDKDQSLGNWRIKRQVLEGEDIAYKFTPKYVLRAGQTVTVWAAGAGVAHSPPSTLVWKSQSSWGSGESSRTVLVNADGEEVAVQAVKQTSVQVSENGEEEEEEAEFGEEDLFHQQGDPRTTSRGCRLM from the exons ATGGGGGAGCCAGAACCCAtggggggagctggagaggggcCTCAGAGGGGGTGTACAGGAGACCACGGTCCTGTGGCGGGACCCCTGAGGCAGGCCCAGCCTGTGAAGGACAGAGTGGAGGGGTGTGAGGGGGAGCGCAGCCCGAGACCCCTGAGGGAGTGTGTGAGGCGACGTCTGAGGGGGGTCGGGAAGACCCCTGGGAAGGATCCTGTGAAGCTGCCCTCAAAAAGAGCCCTGGGGACTCCCAGGACTTGGAAGAGCCACCTCTGGGTCCCTGCGAGGGGGCAGGTGAGGAGCGCACAGGGAACCGCCTCTCAAACAGCCGTCTGGGGCGCCAGGAAG GAGGTGCGGGAGACCCGGCGGAGACACGAGAGGCGCCTGGTGGAGGTGGACAGCAGCCGGCAGCAGGAGTACGACTTCAAGATGGCCCAGGCCCTGGAGGACCTGCGCAGCCAGCATGACGAGCAAGTGCGGCTGTACCGCCTGGAGCTGGAGCAGACCTACCAGGCCAAG CTGGACAACGCCAAGCTGAGCTCGGACCAGAACGACAAGGCGGCCAGTGCCGCCCGCGAGGAACTCAAGGAAGCCCGCATGCGCGTGGAGTCCCTCAGCTACCAGCTCTCAGGCCTGCAGAAGCAG GCCAGCGCTGCCGAGGACCGCATCCGCGAACTGGAGGAGGTGGTCGCCGGCGAGCGTGACAAGTTCCGCAAGATGCTGGACGCCAAGGAGCAGGAGATGACGGAGGTGCGCGAAGCCATGCAGCAGCAGCTGGCCGAGTACCAGGAGCTGCTGGACGTCAAGCTGGCCCTGGACATGGAGATCAGCGCCTACCGCAAGCTGCTGGAGGGCGAGGAAGAGAG gcTGAAGCTGTCCCCCAGCCCGTCCTCCCGCGTCACCATCTCTCGGGCCACCtcgagcagcagcagcagcagcggcggggTCGGCATGTCCgtggggcggggccggggcaAGCGCCGGCGGCTGGAGACCGAGGACACCCAAGGCTCCCGCAGCGGCGGCGGCCAGGGCTCCAGCCTGGGCAGCGGCTCCCGCCTGGCCCAGCAGGCCGCGGTCACGGGTGTCGTGAGCATCGACGAGGTGGACCTGGAGGGCAGGTTCGTGCGGCTCAAGAACGCCTCGGACAAG GACCAGTCTTTGGGGAACTGGAGAATCAAGAGACAGGTCCTGGAGGGTGAGGACATTGCCTACAAGTTCACGCCCAAGTATGTCTTGCGGGCCGGCCAGACCGTCACG GTGTGGGCAGCTGGCGCAGGGGTCGCCCACAGCCCGCCATCCACCCTGGTGTGGAAAAGCCAGAGCAGCTGGGGCTCAGGGGAGAGTTCCCGCACCGTCCTGGTCAACGCGGATGGAGAG GAGGTTGCTGTGCAGGCCGTGAAGCAGACAAGCGTTCAGGTGAGCGAGAacggagaggaagaggaagaggaggcggaATTCGGCGAGGAGGACCTCTTCCACCAGCAG GGGGACCCGAGGACTACCTCGAGGGGTTGCCGGCTGATGTGA
- the Lmnb2 gene encoding lamin-B2 isoform X3: MGEPEPMGGAGEGPQRGCTGDHGPVAGPLRQAQPVKDRVEGCEGERSPRPLRECVRRRLRGVGKTPGKDPVKLPSKRALGTPRTWKSHLWVPARGQEVRETRRRHERRLVEVDSSRQQEYDFKMAQALEDLRSQHDEQVRLYRLELEQTYQAKLDNAKLSSDQNDKAASAAREELKEARMRVESLSYQLSGLQKQASAAEDRIRELEEVVAGERDKFRKMLDAKEQEMTEVREAMQQQLAEYQELLDVKLALDMEISAYRKLLEGEEERLKLSPSPSSRVTISRATSSSSSSSGGVGMSVGRGRGKRRRLETEDTQGSRSGGGQGSSLGSGSRLAQQAAVTGVVSIDEVDLEGRFVRLKNASDKDQSLGNWRIKRQVLEGEDIAYKFTPKYVLRAGQTVTVWAAGAGVAHSPPSTLVWKSQSSWGSGESSRTVLVNADGEEVAVQAVKQTSVQVSENGEEEEEEAEFGEEDLFHQQGDPRTTSRGCRLM, translated from the exons ATGGGGGAGCCAGAACCCAtggggggagctggagaggggcCTCAGAGGGGGTGTACAGGAGACCACGGTCCTGTGGCGGGACCCCTGAGGCAGGCCCAGCCTGTGAAGGACAGAGTGGAGGGGTGTGAGGGGGAGCGCAGCCCGAGACCCCTGAGGGAGTGTGTGAGGCGACGTCTGAGGGGGGTCGGGAAGACCCCTGGGAAGGATCCTGTGAAGCTGCCCTCAAAAAGAGCCCTGGGGACTCCCAGGACTTGGAAGAGCCACCTCTGGGTCCCTGCGAGGGGGCAG GAGGTGCGGGAGACCCGGCGGAGACACGAGAGGCGCCTGGTGGAGGTGGACAGCAGCCGGCAGCAGGAGTACGACTTCAAGATGGCCCAGGCCCTGGAGGACCTGCGCAGCCAGCATGACGAGCAAGTGCGGCTGTACCGCCTGGAGCTGGAGCAGACCTACCAGGCCAAG CTGGACAACGCCAAGCTGAGCTCGGACCAGAACGACAAGGCGGCCAGTGCCGCCCGCGAGGAACTCAAGGAAGCCCGCATGCGCGTGGAGTCCCTCAGCTACCAGCTCTCAGGCCTGCAGAAGCAG GCCAGCGCTGCCGAGGACCGCATCCGCGAACTGGAGGAGGTGGTCGCCGGCGAGCGTGACAAGTTCCGCAAGATGCTGGACGCCAAGGAGCAGGAGATGACGGAGGTGCGCGAAGCCATGCAGCAGCAGCTGGCCGAGTACCAGGAGCTGCTGGACGTCAAGCTGGCCCTGGACATGGAGATCAGCGCCTACCGCAAGCTGCTGGAGGGCGAGGAAGAGAG gcTGAAGCTGTCCCCCAGCCCGTCCTCCCGCGTCACCATCTCTCGGGCCACCtcgagcagcagcagcagcagcggcggggTCGGCATGTCCgtggggcggggccggggcaAGCGCCGGCGGCTGGAGACCGAGGACACCCAAGGCTCCCGCAGCGGCGGCGGCCAGGGCTCCAGCCTGGGCAGCGGCTCCCGCCTGGCCCAGCAGGCCGCGGTCACGGGTGTCGTGAGCATCGACGAGGTGGACCTGGAGGGCAGGTTCGTGCGGCTCAAGAACGCCTCGGACAAG GACCAGTCTTTGGGGAACTGGAGAATCAAGAGACAGGTCCTGGAGGGTGAGGACATTGCCTACAAGTTCACGCCCAAGTATGTCTTGCGGGCCGGCCAGACCGTCACG GTGTGGGCAGCTGGCGCAGGGGTCGCCCACAGCCCGCCATCCACCCTGGTGTGGAAAAGCCAGAGCAGCTGGGGCTCAGGGGAGAGTTCCCGCACCGTCCTGGTCAACGCGGATGGAGAG GAGGTTGCTGTGCAGGCCGTGAAGCAGACAAGCGTTCAGGTGAGCGAGAacggagaggaagaggaagaggaggcggaATTCGGCGAGGAGGACCTCTTCCACCAGCAG GGGGACCCGAGGACTACCTCGAGGGGTTGCCGGCTGATGTGA